The Halalkalibacter krulwichiae genome has a segment encoding these proteins:
- the yhbH gene encoding sporulation protein YhbH, protein MANNNQRQFVVSQENWSLHRKGHQDQRRHQEKVQEAIKRNLPDLVSEENIVMSNGRDVIRIPIRSLDEYKIRYNYDKTKHVGQGQGDSKVGDVVARDPNAKKQQGPGKGQGAGDQAGEDYSEAEVSIMELQEMLFQELELPNLQKKEEDEIIIEDIDFNDIRKKGLMGNIDKRRTILSAIKRNALEGRPGLIPIYNDDLRFKTWNEVTKPESKAVVIAMMDTSGSMGRWEKYMARSFFFWMTRFLRTKYETVDIEFIAHHTEAKVVSEEDFFSKGESGGTICSSAYRKALEVIDNKYDPKRYNIYPFHFSDGDNLTSDNARCLKLVEQLMDVSSMFGYGEVNQYSRHSTLMSAYKNIDDIRFRHYILKEKGDVYHAMKTFFKKEEEALA, encoded by the coding sequence ATGGCGAACAATAATCAACGTCAATTTGTCGTGTCACAAGAAAACTGGTCTCTTCATCGAAAAGGACATCAAGACCAGCGACGTCATCAAGAAAAGGTTCAAGAAGCAATCAAAAGAAACTTGCCAGATCTTGTCAGCGAAGAGAATATTGTCATGTCGAATGGTCGAGATGTGATTCGGATTCCAATTCGTTCTTTAGACGAATACAAAATTCGTTATAACTATGATAAAACGAAACATGTAGGCCAAGGCCAGGGGGACAGTAAGGTAGGCGATGTAGTTGCAAGAGACCCGAACGCAAAGAAACAACAAGGCCCTGGGAAAGGGCAAGGGGCAGGAGACCAAGCAGGAGAGGATTATTCGGAGGCGGAAGTTTCGATTATGGAGCTTCAAGAAATGCTTTTCCAAGAATTAGAGTTACCTAATCTCCAGAAGAAAGAAGAAGATGAAATTATTATTGAAGATATTGATTTCAATGATATTCGTAAAAAAGGTTTAATGGGGAATATTGATAAGCGTAGAACGATCTTATCTGCTATTAAAAGAAATGCGCTTGAAGGAAGACCAGGATTAATTCCAATTTATAATGATGATCTTCGTTTTAAAACGTGGAATGAAGTGACCAAACCAGAATCGAAAGCAGTCGTTATTGCTATGATGGATACAAGTGGCTCAATGGGACGTTGGGAAAAATATATGGCGCGCAGCTTTTTCTTTTGGATGACACGTTTCTTAAGAACAAAGTATGAAACAGTTGATATTGAGTTTATTGCACACCATACAGAAGCAAAAGTCGTATCTGAAGAAGACTTTTTCTCTAAAGGTGAGAGTGGAGGGACTATTTGTTCTTCTGCTTATCGAAAAGCTTTAGAAGTAATCGATAACAAGTATGATCCTAAACGATACAATATTTACCCATTCCATTTTTCTGATGGAGATAACTTAACATCTGATAACGCGCGTTGCTTAAAGTTAGTCGAGCAACTCATGGATGTTTCGAGTATGTTTGGCTATGGTGAAGTGAATCAATACAGTCGCCATTCGACATTAATGAGTGCTTATAAAAACATTGATGATATTCGCTTCCGTCATTACATCCTGAAGGAAAAAGGCGATGTCTATCATGCGATGAAGACATTCTTTAAGAAGGAAGAAGAAGCTTTGGCTTAA
- a CDS encoding PilZ domain-containing protein, with product MNEPERVYDAEVINMSPKGVQLYINKNVLESDRVKAIKIKVQLNSNLLLLAGEIVWRKNYLKGLLYGVSLEKGDTEQIIIEELKKYSKSEGK from the coding sequence ATGAATGAACCAGAACGTGTATATGATGCAGAGGTAATAAATATGAGTCCTAAAGGGGTGCAACTTTATATAAACAAGAATGTACTTGAAAGTGATCGTGTCAAAGCTATAAAAATCAAAGTTCAACTAAATTCAAATCTGTTACTTTTAGCGGGTGAGATTGTTTGGAGAAAAAATTACTTGAAAGGTCTTTTGTATGGAGTATCTTTAGAAAAAGGAGATACCGAACAAATCATTATTGAAGAACTGAAAAAGTACAGTAAAAGCGAAGGGAAATAA
- a CDS encoding MASE3 domain-containing protein, with protein MQLTKSERYTVSLVLLGGGGLFLLVFLQGLYAGTFEVQNHLVLHTLLELISIAVSVSIFIYGWLTYPFTQSRVLLFFALTFLMVAIFDVLHTFIFPGMPFFPDENTQATIWLWMLARLTESIAFIVGLYLLKKSKALSRKYQKYTWLMLFSFVPLISSYFIIVYAEYLPILITNEGTTLVKKALELAVVIVHLGAIIFIWRDYKRNKSIFLLNLMRACFFLIFCGVTMVLYLTIEDLTHLAGHVYKVVGYFFIMKAFYYATIKLPLEHKKQTEEKLQDIESELESLFKNTDDAIFIYNLNDKVLVRRNPAFTKMFGYDEHEPLTVNELIPEERNEEFFQLIEVLKSGKSIIDYKTVRQDKKKRLIDVSMTVSPIKRFEGEILCASILRNITEQTKAQKALQEARQELQETIAQHHGIIYKFKKIDNEFIITLIDGKLLSENNILPGKLIGKPIDILYNDYEAERLSTYNERAWQGEKLEYQFELPSDDLIFLATLEPITRNGEIVEVLGNVIDITTLIKTEELLRRTEKLSVVGELAAGFAHEIRNPLTTIKGFIQLIEKEKNEKNAEYINIMLNEIDRLEMITNEFMVVAKPQVINYQMECVQAFIKDVTQFLQPQALLKNVEMKLVVDQEIPHIYFDRNQMRQVLINLYKNSMEAMKSGGMITTHVTIVEQFVSIAIADEGAGIPENLIPRLGEPFYTLKEKGTGLGLMVSKKIIDTHQGSLLIKSELNVGTTMTIMLPINRKATEVNDD; from the coding sequence ATGCAGCTAACAAAGAGTGAAAGATATACGGTGAGTTTAGTCCTGTTAGGTGGAGGAGGATTGTTTTTATTAGTTTTTCTCCAAGGGTTATATGCAGGGACATTTGAGGTGCAGAATCACCTAGTTCTACATACATTATTAGAATTAATCAGTATTGCTGTTTCCGTTTCCATTTTCATTTATGGTTGGTTAACCTATCCTTTTACTCAATCGAGAGTATTGCTATTTTTCGCTTTAACTTTTTTAATGGTTGCCATTTTTGATGTTCTTCACACTTTTATTTTTCCGGGAATGCCTTTTTTTCCTGATGAAAATACACAGGCGACAATTTGGTTGTGGATGCTAGCGAGGTTAACCGAATCTATTGCCTTTATTGTAGGTCTTTATTTATTAAAGAAAAGTAAGGCGTTAAGTAGGAAGTATCAGAAGTATACATGGTTAATGCTTTTTAGTTTTGTACCACTGATCAGTTCCTATTTCATAATTGTTTACGCTGAATATTTACCAATATTAATAACAAATGAAGGAACAACACTAGTAAAAAAAGCGTTAGAATTAGCTGTTGTCATTGTCCACTTAGGGGCAATTATTTTTATTTGGCGTGATTATAAAAGAAACAAAAGTATCTTTTTATTAAATTTAATGAGAGCTTGCTTCTTCCTAATCTTTTGTGGGGTTACTATGGTGTTGTATTTAACAATTGAAGATCTTACACACCTTGCTGGTCATGTATATAAAGTGGTAGGATACTTCTTTATTATGAAAGCCTTTTATTATGCCACTATAAAGTTGCCTCTTGAACATAAAAAGCAGACAGAAGAGAAACTGCAAGACATCGAAAGCGAATTAGAATCGCTTTTTAAAAATACCGATGATGCTATTTTTATCTATAATTTAAATGATAAAGTGTTGGTAAGGAGGAATCCTGCTTTTACAAAGATGTTCGGTTATGATGAGCATGAACCATTGACAGTGAATGAACTTATCCCTGAAGAACGAAACGAAGAATTTTTCCAATTAATTGAAGTGCTAAAGAGCGGAAAATCAATTATTGATTATAAGACTGTTCGTCAAGATAAAAAGAAAAGGCTAATTGATGTTAGTATGACTGTTTCTCCAATAAAAAGATTTGAGGGTGAAATACTATGCGCTTCCATTTTGCGAAATATTACAGAACAAACTAAAGCGCAAAAGGCTCTTCAAGAAGCGAGACAAGAGCTTCAAGAAACAATAGCGCAACATCACGGCATTATTTACAAATTCAAAAAAATAGACAATGAATTTATTATTACTTTAATTGATGGGAAACTACTCTCCGAGAATAATATTTTACCAGGTAAATTAATAGGGAAACCAATTGACATTTTATATAATGACTATGAAGCTGAGAGGTTATCTACATATAATGAAAGAGCTTGGCAAGGTGAGAAATTAGAATATCAATTTGAGCTTCCTTCAGATGACTTAATCTTTTTAGCAACTCTCGAACCGATCACACGAAATGGAGAGATTGTTGAAGTACTTGGAAATGTAATAGATATTACAACACTAATCAAAACGGAAGAACTACTTCGAAGAACGGAGAAACTATCAGTAGTAGGTGAACTTGCTGCAGGATTTGCTCATGAAATTAGAAACCCTTTAACGACGATTAAGGGATTCATTCAACTAATCGAAAAGGAAAAAAATGAGAAGAATGCAGAATATATTAACATTATGTTAAATGAAATCGATCGCCTTGAAATGATCACGAATGAATTTATGGTTGTTGCAAAGCCGCAAGTGATTAATTATCAAATGGAGTGTGTACAAGCTTTTATCAAAGATGTTACCCAGTTTCTTCAGCCGCAAGCGCTTTTAAAAAATGTAGAAATGAAACTAGTTGTTGATCAAGAAATTCCGCATATCTATTTTGATCGAAATCAAATGAGGCAAGTACTTATAAATCTCTATAAGAATTCAATGGAAGCAATGAAAAGTGGTGGTATGATTACAACACATGTAACAATTGTAGAGCAATTTGTATCAATTGCCATTGCAGACGAAGGAGCAGGCATTCCTGAGAACTTAATTCCACGGTTAGGAGAACCTTTTTATACGTTAAAAGAAAAGGGTACAGGCTTAGGGTTAATGGTTAGCAAAAAAATTATAGATACTCATCAAGGGAGTTTGTTAATAAAAAGTGAATTAAATGTCGGAACAACGATGACAATTATGTTACCGATAAATCGAAAAGCAACGGAGGTTAACGATGATTAG
- a CDS encoding Gfo/Idh/MocA family protein encodes MIRFAVIGTNWITENFIKAARKVEGFELTAVYSRTKERGQLFADQYNAPFVYTSLEEVATSSEVDAVYIASPNSHHANQAILMMNNGKHVLCEKPLASNTAEVERMITCAKENDVLLMEALKTTFVPNFNEIKKHIKKIGTVRRYVSSYCQYSSRYDRYKAGEQLNTFDPQFSNGALMDLGVYCVYPLVALFGEPKQVLGQSYMLESGVDGEGSLLLKYDQMEAVIMYSKISNSYLPSEIQGEEGSILIDHMNPPKGLKIQYRNGTSEQISLPQDEHSMLYEIEEFISLVKNNEKESNINTYENSLITARILEEARMKMNIVYPADRANKD; translated from the coding sequence ATGATTAGATTTGCAGTCATTGGAACAAACTGGATCACTGAAAATTTTATTAAAGCAGCAAGGAAAGTAGAAGGCTTTGAGTTAACGGCTGTTTATTCAAGGACAAAAGAAAGAGGGCAATTATTTGCAGACCAATATAATGCGCCTTTTGTCTATACAAGTTTAGAAGAAGTAGCGACAAGTAGTGAAGTAGATGCCGTATACATAGCGAGTCCTAATTCCCATCATGCAAATCAAGCGATTTTGATGATGAATAATGGTAAGCATGTCCTTTGTGAGAAGCCACTTGCTTCTAATACAGCCGAAGTAGAGAGAATGATTACCTGTGCAAAGGAAAATGACGTACTATTAATGGAAGCATTAAAGACAACGTTTGTTCCAAATTTTAATGAAATCAAAAAACATATCAAGAAAATTGGAACGGTTAGGCGATATGTTTCTAGCTATTGTCAATACTCTTCACGATATGATCGTTATAAAGCTGGTGAACAGCTAAATACATTTGATCCTCAATTTTCTAATGGTGCTCTAATGGATTTAGGCGTGTATTGTGTATATCCTTTAGTTGCTCTATTTGGAGAACCTAAGCAAGTTCTTGGGCAATCGTACATGCTAGAATCGGGGGTTGATGGTGAAGGAAGTTTACTATTGAAATATGATCAGATGGAAGCTGTAATCATGTACTCGAAAATTTCAAACTCTTATCTTCCTTCAGAGATACAAGGTGAGGAAGGAAGTATTCTGATCGATCATATGAATCCGCCTAAGGGACTGAAGATTCAATATCGTAATGGTACGTCTGAGCAAATTAGTTTGCCTCAAGATGAACATTCAATGTTGTATGAAATAGAGGAATTTATTTCATTAGTAAAGAATAATGAAAAGGAATCAAATATTAATACTTATGAGAATTCACTCATAACTGCTCGCATTTTAGAAGAGGCTAGAATGAAAATGAACATTGTTTATCCAGCAGATCGAGCCAATAAAGATTAA
- a CDS encoding proline dehydrogenase family protein — translation MVEKLTKNFFLYLSKSKVLNKGAKRWGLRLGASQVVAGVSIESVIKSVKELNDKGLVCTVDHLGEFVFKKEEAVQATTVCVDTLEAISEAGVKCNLSVKLTQLGLDIDKRLCLDNMNRILDTARRTNNFVRIDMEDYTHYHQTLEMLKELRRKYNNVGTVIQAYLYSAKDDLEKLKGIPLRLVKGAYKESAKVAFQDKKKIDANYMKIIKQHLLTGSYTAIATHDHRIIEQVKEFCHQNNIPRNQFEFQMLYGFRKELQEEIARQGYTMRVYVPFGKDWYGYFMRRLAERPQNVSFALKGFLSRK, via the coding sequence TTGGTTGAAAAGCTTACCAAGAACTTCTTTCTCTACTTATCAAAAAGCAAAGTACTGAATAAAGGTGCAAAGCGATGGGGATTACGATTGGGAGCTTCTCAAGTCGTTGCTGGAGTTTCTATAGAGAGCGTCATCAAATCTGTAAAAGAGCTCAATGACAAAGGATTAGTCTGTACGGTTGATCATTTAGGAGAATTTGTATTTAAGAAAGAAGAAGCAGTGCAGGCAACAACCGTTTGTGTGGATACACTTGAAGCAATTTCGGAAGCCGGTGTCAAATGTAATTTATCTGTAAAGTTAACCCAGCTTGGGTTAGATATCGATAAAAGGCTCTGTTTGGACAATATGAATCGTATATTAGATACGGCAAGACGGACAAATAATTTTGTGAGAATTGATATGGAAGACTATACCCATTACCATCAAACTCTAGAAATGCTTAAAGAGCTTCGTAGAAAGTATAATAATGTTGGAACTGTCATACAAGCTTATCTATATAGTGCTAAAGATGATTTGGAAAAATTAAAGGGGATTCCATTGCGCCTTGTGAAAGGCGCTTATAAGGAATCTGCTAAAGTGGCCTTTCAAGATAAGAAGAAAATTGATGCTAACTATATGAAGATTATTAAGCAACATTTATTAACAGGAAGCTATACGGCTATTGCGACACATGATCACAGAATCATAGAACAAGTAAAAGAGTTTTGCCATCAGAACAACATTCCTCGCAATCAATTCGAATTCCAAATGTTATACGGGTTTCGGAAGGAGTTACAAGAAGAGATTGCACGGCAAGGATATACAATGAGGGTGTATGTACCTTTTGGGAAAGACTGGTATGGGTATTTTATGAGGAGATTAGCAGAAAGACCACAGAATGTTTCGTTTGCTCTAAAAGGATTTCTTTCAAGAAAGTAG
- the rocF gene encoding arginase — MNKHTKVSVVGVPMDLGQVRRGVDMGPSAMRYAGLIEGIKELGFDVVDYGDITIHRSSNGSKQEQNLKNLQEVIKTSEELCRDLDQILSKGGFPLVLGGDHSMSIGSIAGISKHYKNLGVIWYDAHTDLNTADTSPSGNIHGMPLAINLGLGHPLLTEIGGYSPKVKRENIVIIGARSIDEGERELIKQEGIKVFTMHEIDRKGMTAVMEEAISYLKDRTDGVHLSLDLDALDPVDAPGVGTPVLGGVTYRESHLAMEMLAESGMITSAEFVEVNPILDNKNQTADIAVELVASLLGKKLI; from the coding sequence ATGAATAAACATACTAAAGTTTCAGTTGTAGGAGTCCCGATGGATTTAGGACAAGTTCGTCGTGGAGTTGATATGGGACCTAGTGCAATGCGATATGCAGGATTAATTGAGGGAATCAAAGAATTAGGTTTTGATGTAGTAGATTATGGAGATATTACGATTCATCGTTCTTCGAATGGGAGTAAGCAAGAGCAGAACTTGAAGAACTTACAGGAAGTAATTAAAACAAGTGAGGAACTATGTAGAGATCTTGACCAAATTCTTTCAAAAGGAGGTTTCCCGCTTGTTTTAGGTGGTGACCATAGCATGAGTATCGGATCAATTGCAGGGATAAGTAAGCATTATAAGAATTTAGGTGTCATCTGGTATGATGCACATACCGACTTAAATACAGCAGACACGTCACCATCTGGTAATATTCATGGAATGCCACTAGCAATTAATTTAGGCTTAGGACATCCACTGTTGACTGAAATTGGAGGATATTCACCTAAGGTTAAGAGAGAGAATATCGTTATTATCGGGGCAAGATCGATTGATGAAGGTGAGAGGGAATTAATTAAACAAGAAGGTATAAAAGTTTTTACAATGCATGAAATTGATCGTAAAGGAATGACAGCTGTCATGGAAGAAGCAATCTCCTACTTGAAAGATCGAACAGATGGTGTTCACTTAAGTCTTGATCTAGATGCTTTAGACCCTGTCGATGCACCAGGTGTAGGGACACCGGTATTGGGGGGAGTTACATATCGTGAAAGTCATTTAGCAATGGAGATGTTAGCTGAGTCAGGGATGATAACATCAGCAGAGTTTGTTGAAGTGAACCCCATTTTGGACAATAAAAATCAAACCGCTGACATCGCTGTAGAATTAGTGGCTTCTCTACTAGGAAAAAAATTAATTTAA